The Moorena producens PAL-8-15-08-1 genomic interval TAAATTCGCCACGGGTCGCACCGCTCCCTACTCCCTACTCCCTACTCCCTACTCCCTGTTCCCAGATCCGCTGTTCCCTATTCCCTTTGCAATAACAAATAACAATTTTCAAACCACAAAACCATGCAATTACTTGAATCACTACCAAATCAACTGCCAGATGCTGTATCTGAACAGCTGCGAAGTGCCCTAGAAGACATGGTCAAGCAGCTTGAGATTCAGGAGTCGAATTTCTCTATTCGCCATCGAGATTACAAACCCTTGGAACTTCCAGCTGAGGTAGTAGAACGTTTTGGGCAATTGCCCTTAGACTTGCAAAAAAAGTATCTGAGTTTGCAACTGCGGAGTTTTCTCTACGGGCTTTACTACAACGGTTCTCTAAAAGATGATCTAGCCCTCAATGGCGATTCAGATGACCTGACACTGCACCAAAATTTAGAAAACAATACTTACCTGGGGATAGATTTAAAATTTTACCAACGATTAGATGAAAGCAATACTGGTGAGGGCTACTTTGAGCCGGATTGGTTGGTGCTAAGGCAAGAAAGTGATGGCACCCTGGCAGTAAATAAGGGGGGTTTAACTCTACATATCGAGCCGGAGGAGCATTTACAACCAGAAGCACAATCTCCCGCTGTTGGGGACGACGTTGCGGTGTTGCTACCTCCGAATCTGGTACAAAACGGATTCTATATGGCAGTCGGTAATCTCGGTATGTATGACTATGGGAATCCAGATAGTGAAGGGGAAATTGTCCGCATCTACTTCAACTTAACCGCTGAAGGTGCAGTGGCGGTAATGGGTAGCCTGACGCAACAGTTAAATCAAATCTCGGTGCCATTCTCTTTTAAGGTTCTCTATAATCCTGAGGATTACAACCGCTACGACTCAGGAGTACTCTACTTTGACAAAAACTACTATGAAGCAGTGCGGTTAGTGCTTCAGAAGGTTTATACACAACACCAATCCCATTTTAAGCCAGAAGTACCCCTGTTCACCAAATTCCTAGCGCCAGGATTGGGGTTAGCGGAAGAACCAGACCACAAATTTGCTGACCAAGAAAGTTTTGGTATGAACCGCTGTCAAATTGTTGCTAATGGCTTATTGGAAGCTCACCACAAAGGGGACGATTCTCCAGAAGCTCGCATAGCAGCCATTCTCCAACAGTTCTCTTTGTTGGAGATTGAATTGCAGCAGTGCTACCTAAATGCCAAATCTCAAGACATCTATACTCCCTTAGAGTTATGAAGCTAACTGATCTGACCAGCACCGTCACCCCATCCCCTGCTAAAGAAGCGCTTTCTGCTAGAGTTAAATTCCCAAAGTCAGATTTATCTTTTTACCGCAAACTAGGACGCACTGATTTAACCGTGAGCTGCCTGGGATTAGGTGGTGGGGGACACATTTCTAGTGAGGATACTCTCTACGCCTTTGATCAAGGAATCAACTACTTCTTCTACTCCAGCGATCTACATCACTATCTCTACAGTTCTATGGCTGGGGCGCTGCGCCAGCTGTGTGGACGGGGTTCCTCAGTTCGAGAACAGGTAGTTCTGGCAACGGTAAGTTATATGAGCAGGAGTCCCGATGCCATATTGAGTTATCTATACGATCAGTTTGTAGACTTGGAAATTGACTACATTGATATATTTTTTTGGGGTTGGATTGATGCTGACAATGGGGATAATTTTGAGAAATGCTTGAATATTTCTAACGATTTGCGCGGTCCAAATACAGTGTATCAGCGCACCATAGAACGAGTATTTGAAACCTCAGAACGTCTCAAAAAAATGGGTGCTGTGCGCTATATTGGTGCGTCATTCCACGACCACGATCTTGCCCGAAAGTGGCTAAATAGCCCTTTATTAGATGTGGTCATGGTTCGCCATAATGTTGCTCACCGCACTGCTCAGCAAAAGGTCTTTGCGGATCTAGCTCCCGAAGACCCCCAGCGACCGGGTATTGTTACGTTTAAGTCAGCTGGAATGCAGAGTATTCTTTGGACTCCCCCAGAAGAGCTACCAGAAGACTGCTGGATACCTTCAGTACCAGATTTATATCGCTATTCTTTAAGTCAGAACTGTGTAGATGTCGCCTTGGCAGGTTGGACCTCTCGTGAAGAAGTTGATGCAGCAATCAAAGGCATTCAGAAAGGCAAACTAACCCAAGCTGAACTAGACTATCTCAATCTCTATGGCGATTTACATCGCAACCGCATCAACATCGAAGAAATCCCAGCTGAACGCTTGATTTACCAACGTGAACCTGTTGTTAGTGGATCAAACAGATAGTTAGCCGTTATGTCACAGGCTTCTAGCCTGTGCCACAAAGCTAATCAGCCTATTAAATTTTCCCTTTTGAGGTTTATTTTAAGCTGACGGCTGACAGCTGACGGCTGATAGCTGATAGCTGACATAATTTATACTGTTACACTACACCATTGATTAATCACAAAAAACCATGACACAAACGACAGAAACCTTAGAAAAAACGGTAGTAGTAGAAACTTCTCCAGTAACGGATGCAGATATTATTACTTACCTGCGCCGTTCCAGGAAATTTGCTGAAATTGCTAGTTTAGCTGAACAAGATGCTTTGATTTTAGATCTGTGTGAGGAATTTAGTATTACAGTTTCCGATCAGGAATGGCAAGCGGCTGGAGATGCTTTTCGTGTAGAGCACAAGTTGCTAGGGGTTACTGAAACCAATAGTTGGTTTTCTCAGCAGAAGATTACTGTAGAAGAGTGGTCTGAAGGAATTAAAGTCCAGCTGTTGACGAAAAAATTAAAAGAGCATCTGTTTGGAGAAGTTATCGATAGCGATTATCTTAGCAATCGCGAAAACTATAAACGAGTAGCCCTATCTCAAATTCTTGTGCTTGACCTAGCCCAGGCTTTGAAAATAGTTAAAGCACTCCGCTATGACAACGCTTCTTTCTGTGCTTTAGCACTGGAACACTCGAAGGGTAAACAGTCTCAAGACAATGGCGGTTTTGTGGGGATTCGCTTTCTAGTAGAACTTTCCCAAGACATTGCCAAAGCGATTTATGACGCTAAAGAAGGGGAAGTGATCGGACCGATTCAAACTAAACTTGGCTATCACATTCTCCGAGTTGAGAAGTGGTTTCCGACGGAACTAAATGAATCAGTTAGAGAGGCAATTTTAGAATTCCTATTTCAGAATTGGTTACAGGAGCAAAGCCAGAGTAATCCTGTAGAAAATTCGTAAGCAGTCAGCCGTCAGCCGTCAGCAGTCAGCAGTCAGCCGTCAGCCGTCAGCCGTGAGCTAAAAGCTCACGCGTGCGCGTTCAGCCATCAGCCGTCAGTTCATGTAGGGTGGGCAGTGCAGCAGACAGATAATGAAGCTTGCAAAGCGCGTTGGTAGGCACTGCCCACCCTACGATTAATGGCTAATGAGGTATACATAATTTTTGCCCTGTTACCTCTTATCTTTTCCCTGTTCCCAGATCCGCTGTTCCCTATTCCCTTATACCACTGATATAAACTATAAAAAGAAATACCCCCTAAACTAAAAGCAAGTTTGGGGGGTTTATCAATAAACTGACAGGTGATACCCTATAGGCTTGTCGGTTAATTAGGTCGGATTAATGGGAAAATGTGGTACAATCACCCATTAAGGTAACCCTAATTTACCAACACCATGTTAGTGAATTTTTCTTGGTCTTCTGGTACGAATGGTTCGTGGGAAGCAGATTGGGAAGGGGTGGATTGGGAAGGTTTTGATTGGGAAAGTTTTGATTGGGAAAGGAATTGTTCGTTTACTGAATGGGTGTATACGAAATCCCCCCAACACAGAATCTATTTCCTGTTCATCAGTTAGCTCATTGAGAAAGCTTTCGGAATCATAAAATAGCTCTGAGCCAGCAGAACGTAATTCAGATATTTTGATATTACTCATTTGATTTACTCCTTGACTACAGTGAGTTTAAGTCAACTGCGATTAGATTAGATCCAGGATTAGACTTTGTTTTGTCTAGTCCTGTAATTTTCATTTTTAAATATTGGAACAATAAATTCAATAGTAATTAGGGATTGATTAGACCTAAATCAGAAGCTTCTGTCTATGTTTTTTTGAGGTTATACCAGGCTAATACTAAGAGTTAAAGATAGTTTTTTTAACGTAATACATAGAAATAAATAGTTGACTTGCGTCCAAAAATGATTGATTTTATATCAGCTATAGCAAGGGGAACAGGGAATAGGGAACAGCGGATCTGGGAACAGGGAGTAGGGAGTAGGGAGTAGGGAGTAGGGAGTAGGGAATAAAAATTTTCACAATTCCTAAATGAATTGCTATATATGCTAATGTCAGGAGTCAGACCCAATTAAAGTTAACTGTTGAGACAAGAGGACTTTGGATCGGTTAACCGGTAACCTAAATGGTTTTTGTAAGGTTAAGTTTATAAACACAGTTAACAGAATTTATGTCCAGGTAATTGTTGAAGACTTAAGGTCTTTAGTTAGGTCTAAACAATCTCCTTGATCAGCTTGACTTTCTTGGTTAAATTCAAAAAAATGATAGATGAGCTGTAAGCAGTCAGCAGTCAGCAGTCAGTTATCAGCGGTCAGCGGTCAGCTAATAGCTGATATAGCAATTCTCTGTCTTGATGCAGTCGCTCATGGGGGAAACCACGGCAGTCGCTCATGGTTAGAAGTTACCGTAAGACAGTTGAGCCTTAATCAATAAGTTTTACCCCTTTTCTGCATAGCCGACCAACCATAAAGGCTCAACGTAATCAGGTTTCGTCTCCGGGGGGACCCCCAAGACCGCGCTGCCTCCCCAAGACCGCGCTGCATCGCTATGCCATGAGGTACAAATGGATCCCCCTAAATCCCCCTTGATAAGGGGGACTTTGAGCTTGAGAAGCGTACGTCATAAATCCTATAAACGCTATAGCTGACTACTGACTGCTGAAGACTTACAAAGGAAGGACATTAATCCTGGCAATTAAGGAGTAGCTAAGGAGTAGCTGAAGTTAAGCAAAAGGAGGTTGGTAAAAAAACAATGTTATCTAAGATACCTGTTTTACTAGCATTAGCTGTTAGTGGGTTTACAGCAAATTTCGCCCCCCTAGCCCCCCAGCGAGCAATCCCTCGCTGGGGGGAAATTGAGTTAAAGTCCCCCGCCCCCCTAACCCCCCAATTCTGGGGGGAATTAGCGGATGCTTCGCTTTTTGACAGATGGGGATTTAGGGGGCTTGCAGCTAAAGGTAGTCAGGTCAATTCATCTGAAAACGTCTGTAACTCAGTTATTGGGTTAGACAGTAGTTTGCTTGATTCAGTTAAAGCACCAGTTGTTAGTCAGCTTAATACCATGATTGTTCAAGGTAGTAGTGTTTTGAAAACGGAAAGCAGAAAAGTTAGCCCTTTTACTGCGATTGACATTAGTGGTAGTTATGAGATTGAACTAGTTAGTCAGCAAACTACCAATCTTGAAATTAGCGGTGATGATAATATCTTGCCCCTAATTATTACAGAAGTCAGAGATAATACCCTATTCATTTATCCTGAAAAAAGTATTTCTCCTAAAACCATCTTAAAAATTAAAGCATCTACCCAAACTATCGACCAACTATCTACCCATGGCGCTAATTATGTGAAAGTTTACAATGTCAATAATAAGCGCTTAAATATTAAGGTAAATGGGAGCGGCAATACTGAACTATATGGCAAGACCAAAGAGCTATATCTAAAGGTATATGGAGCCGTTGATGTCAATGGTAAAAATCTTTCCTCTACAAAAGCTAAGGTTGACCTATTTGGTGCTTTCCAAGTAGATGTTTATGCGACTGAAAAGCTTAATGCTAGTGTATTTGGCTTAGGAAATATCAATTATTACGGCAATCCCAAAACCGTAATTAGAAACATATTAGGATTAGGTTCAATTACTAAATTTTAGCAAGGCAAAAGGCAAAAGGTAAAAGGCAAAAGGCAAAAGGCAAAAGGCAAAAGGCAAAAGGGGACTGGGATCTATCTTTTTAATGTGATTTCACTAATATACAGTTTAAATGCACAACAGCTTAAGGAGTAAAAACGATGATTTTATCTAGAATTAGTTTTTTTGAGGTAAGTGACGATAGTTTTTTTTCTGGATCTGAGTTTGGCATTAAGCTAGATGAATTCAATCCTCTTGCCTTTCTTGATGCAGTCGCTCATGGGGGAAACCCCCAAGACCGCGCTGCATCGCTTTTGAAATCTAGAGTCGGTATTTCTTCGTTGAATAGCAGCTTTAGTCGAAATCAGATTTTTGGCGGGAGAAGCAATGACATTCTGGTGAGTAGAGCAACCAGTGCGACTTTCAACGGTGGCAAGGGTAGTGACATTCTGACTAGCATTAGTGGTAATAATTCCTTTTCTGGAGGAGAAGATGATGACATTCTTTTAGGTGGAATAGGAAATGATACTCTTGATGGTGGGGAAGGTAACGACATTATTGCTGGCATTAGTGGAGATGACTCGATTTCTGGCGGGTTAGGGGATGACACTCTCACAGGTGGAGGTATTTTCTTGTCTAAAGACGGTAACTCTACTACTATTTTTGTCGGTGATACTAGTGGCATTGATACTCTTAGTGGTGGGGAGGGAGCGGATAGATTAGTGCTAGGGGGAAAGTCTCAATTTGTCGGTGAAACTACTGTGATTCAGTATGATGAAGCAGGGAATGATGACTATGCTCTGATTACGGACTTTGATACTCGCGAGGATGTTATTCAACTTGGTGGTTCTAAAAGTGATTATCGCTTGGATTCATCCCCGATTGGTTTACCGTCAGGTACAGGAATATTCCTAGGAAATGAGCTAACTGCTATTGTCCAAGGGAGTTCAGAGCTGGATCTTAGTGCTAGCTATTTTGAGGGTTCGGAAGGGTAGGTTGAAGGTATAAAGTTGTTTGGTTGAAGGTTGTTTGGTTGAATTCTAAATTCTAAATTCTAAAAGTCCTTGACAATAACAAGTATAATCATTACAATAATCATTGTAAACGTAATTTAGTTTTTTACTTATGTCTACAGACTTTATTACGAATCACGACAATAATCCTAAGAAACAACGTATTAAGTGCATTAAGGGCTCTCCTGAAGCAGTTACCAAGACTATTTACGGTCTTTATGCACTGGGTTATGGGTCGGTTTCCGACTGGAGCCCTTTGCAACCGACGGGGATTCCTGGGCAAGTAATTAGTTTTGCAACCAAGTATCAAACTTGGCGTTAATAGGTTAAATTTATGGGGGGGTTTCCCCCCCGGTCTGGTCCGGTAGGATCACATCGGGATTGATTCGGAAACTGATAGACATGACATAACGTTTACACCTAGTTTAAGCCTTGGTAATTCCCGGTAAATCTGGGAATTGCCGACTAGGTTGCAGACTAAGGATTTACTTCCTACGTTGTTTTGGTCACGATACCTAGGGGTGAACTCCAGCTTCTAGCTCTATCGCTAGCCATTAAGACAAAGGCAAACGTGTGGTTAGCCCAACAAGCCATTACAACATTGTCAAGGAACACATTACCAACTGAGATGCACTAATCATGCAAAATTATGTATTTGTTATTGACACAAACAAACAACCATTAAACCCAATTCCACCAAAGAAGGCACGAAGGTTATTAGACAAAGGCAAAGCTGCGGTTTTTAGGATGTACCCTTTTACTATTATTTTGAAAACGGCGATCAACAATCCTGTTGTTACCAACTGTCAACTAAAAATTGACCCTGGTAGCAAGGTCACTGGGTTTGCTCTAGTCCAAAACAATCAGGTGATTTGGGGAATGGAATTAGAGCACAGAGGAGGATTAATCAAGAAAAAACTACAGTCTAGAAGCGCTGTAAGACGCGGCAGGCGTAACCGTCATACCCGTTACAGAAAACCAAGATTCCTTAACCGCAAACGTCCAGAGGGATGGCTTCCACCTAGCTTAGAGCACAGGATTTTGACTATAGAGACCTGGATCAAACGATTAATTAA includes:
- a CDS encoding T3SS effector HopA1 family protein, with translation MQLLESLPNQLPDAVSEQLRSALEDMVKQLEIQESNFSIRHRDYKPLELPAEVVERFGQLPLDLQKKYLSLQLRSFLYGLYYNGSLKDDLALNGDSDDLTLHQNLENNTYLGIDLKFYQRLDESNTGEGYFEPDWLVLRQESDGTLAVNKGGLTLHIEPEEHLQPEAQSPAVGDDVAVLLPPNLVQNGFYMAVGNLGMYDYGNPDSEGEIVRIYFNLTAEGAVAVMGSLTQQLNQISVPFSFKVLYNPEDYNRYDSGVLYFDKNYYEAVRLVLQKVYTQHQSHFKPEVPLFTKFLAPGLGLAEEPDHKFADQESFGMNRCQIVANGLLEAHHKGDDSPEARIAAILQQFSLLEIELQQCYLNAKSQDIYTPLEL
- a CDS encoding calcium-binding protein, which gives rise to MILSRISFFEVSDDSFFSGSEFGIKLDEFNPLAFLDAVAHGGNPQDRAASLLKSRVGISSLNSSFSRNQIFGGRSNDILVSRATSATFNGGKGSDILTSISGNNSFSGGEDDDILLGGIGNDTLDGGEGNDIIAGISGDDSISGGLGDDTLTGGGIFLSKDGNSTTIFVGDTSGIDTLSGGEGADRLVLGGKSQFVGETTVIQYDEAGNDDYALITDFDTREDVIQLGGSKSDYRLDSSPIGLPSGTGIFLGNELTAIVQGSSELDLSASYFEGSEG
- a CDS encoding head GIN domain-containing protein: MLDSVKAPVVSQLNTMIVQGSSVLKTESRKVSPFTAIDISGSYEIELVSQQTTNLEISGDDNILPLIITEVRDNTLFIYPEKSISPKTILKIKASTQTIDQLSTHGANYVKVYNVNNKRLNIKVNGSGNTELYGKTKELYLKVYGAVDVNGKNLSSTKAKVDLFGAFQVDVYATEKLNASVFGLGNINYYGNPKTVIRNILGLGSITKF
- a CDS encoding aldo/keto reductase, encoding MKLTDLTSTVTPSPAKEALSARVKFPKSDLSFYRKLGRTDLTVSCLGLGGGGHISSEDTLYAFDQGINYFFYSSDLHHYLYSSMAGALRQLCGRGSSVREQVVLATVSYMSRSPDAILSYLYDQFVDLEIDYIDIFFWGWIDADNGDNFEKCLNISNDLRGPNTVYQRTIERVFETSERLKKMGAVRYIGASFHDHDLARKWLNSPLLDVVMVRHNVAHRTAQQKVFADLAPEDPQRPGIVTFKSAGMQSILWTPPEELPEDCWIPSVPDLYRYSLSQNCVDVALAGWTSREEVDAAIKGIQKGKLTQAELDYLNLYGDLHRNRINIEEIPAERLIYQREPVVSGSNR
- a CDS encoding peptidylprolyl isomerase → MTQTTETLEKTVVVETSPVTDADIITYLRRSRKFAEIASLAEQDALILDLCEEFSITVSDQEWQAAGDAFRVEHKLLGVTETNSWFSQQKITVEEWSEGIKVQLLTKKLKEHLFGEVIDSDYLSNRENYKRVALSQILVLDLAQALKIVKALRYDNASFCALALEHSKGKQSQDNGGFVGIRFLVELSQDIAKAIYDAKEGEVIGPIQTKLGYHILRVEKWFPTELNESVREAILEFLFQNWLQEQSQSNPVENS